The window TTAGCTCAGTCAACCGCAGAAGGTGATTCAGTGAAGAACAAGCCAAAAGAGAAGAGAGGGCAAAATGTATGCAGATGTGTCTAGGTCTTTGCATGCTTGTTCATGTCAGAGATTTTTTGGACTATTTTAAAATCACTTGGAAATTCTTTATATGgatattttttaacttttcagGTCAATTGTGTCCAGTgttgtccttttttctttctttcgacTCCTGCTTCTACTCACCCCTCCTTCTTCTGTGACTCATGTTTACTCACACTTGATTGAGGAGCTACAGATGCTCCTCTCTACCACTTTTCTGCATAATTAGACTCTTCTATAACAGAAATGGAGCAAGTGGGatatcaaacaaaaaaaaggaaatataaaTTTAGTTACTTTTTCttggtcttttgttttttccttgaaCTTCCCTTTGAAGTTCTGAGTCACTTTGtcctcacacagctgctgctttgcTCTGGTAGAGCAGGAAAGCTCACAGGATGGTTCAGAAACTGTTTTTCTAGTGTGCTGCGTTTCATCGCTCGAGGGCTGTCTGGACTGTGTTGTTTGATGTGGCGATCacgctttcattttttttagttttttttaaagactttatCTGTGTCCTGTTTATTCCCAATGGGAAAGAAGTAGATTAAATGACAGACAGTGATAATAGAGTCTTTTTTGGTATgtaaatttttaaataaataggatGATATGGCCTCATAGGAACGTAAAAATAAGTGAACTGAATATAGGTCAGCATTGAGTTTATTCACTTTCCTATGAGACAGCTCTGCAAATGCTGCTAAAACTTCCTCTCTGAGTCAAGAAGTCAGCTCGTCTTCAAGAAACAAGGAATGACCCCCAGGTTCCCACAGCTACCCCACCTCCCCCCACCCTTTCCTCTCAGAAACAAGCTTAGGGATGGAGGAAGGACCTACAGTACAGCTGGGAGGAGGTGACCAGTGTTCATCATTTTCCTGTGATTGTTGGCTTAGTATTGGTGACAGATTAAGGAGAAAAGCTTAGATTAACATGAACATGACCTCACTttcaagtcagtcacctgactGAATGTCGAATATTTGAAGTGATCTGAATTGTTCCGGTTTTTGCACAGCTGCAAGTGTTTTCACTGTGTGTACGTAGTGACAATGACAGCGATGGTTAATGTCTCGATATGCAAAGAACATATTAACTTTGAGAGAAAGTGGAAAAAGAAGGAGTCggttttgtctttatttatgaCCTATTTCACAGCTTTAGGAAATGACTAttcataatttttatatttctcaTAAACCATTGTAAACACAGTCACGTAGCTGCCAATGTATGCTattctttgtctgtgttttattcccTGATCCATCCATATGTCCATATAAAACTGCTTCTAATATGTGCATGTGTTTTCTCACTCCAGCAAACAGAAGACCTCTGGAAAAACCATGACCAGGTCACTGCAACTAATAGTGCTCCTCTGtgctctctgctgctgcctAGCGGACAATGTAAGTACTACAGAACAGTACCTTAAGCTGTCTTCAACCTACTGAAAATCCTGCATATTTTACAAGGGCTTATCTCAATACAGTCCAATTCCTGTGGTTTATTATCCACTTGAGCAAACATTTAGCCCGTTTAATGTGTttgaatttgtgtttttgttgtatgACAGTGTGCCACTGACTAGCGATAGCATTCatcagcattttattttaaattgtctAATTTAAAGTTCATACGCTGACTGTTGCTTGAGCTGGAGGCTGAAGCCGTTCATCCAGTTCCCATGCATGTCTGCTCCATGTTTTACTGGTCCTTTCTATTGCAGGTGGAGCTTCTCCGCACTAAGAGAGGGACTCGTTTTTACAGAGGTGAGCCTTACAGGCAGCCAGCCAGAGGGACGCTTTTGATTATTCATGTCCAGAAGTCTTCACCTTCCACTGACACCTCCTGTGAGCCTCATTGTACTTTTGTTCATCTCCTCTAATAACACCAACTTCTTCTTCATAATCATCAGtcttttcattttttgctgTCAGCCACGTGTTTGTGTTCCTCCCtcctgtgtttttatgtttctaaCAGTATGACAgttatgtttttctgtgttttctatcATTTTATTGGTTGTATACTTATGTTTGTGTGGTGTTTTCAGTACTTTGCATGGATAGTGAGACGTCTGCTGTGCGTAGTTTTGGGGACACTTGGCTACAATGGAAGGGGCAGCGTGTGGAGTATTGCCGTTGTGATTTAGGAGGACGAGCGCGTTGTCATATTGTGCCCGTAATCAGTGAGTGtgacatgaatgcacatacacacaaacacaaggagACTGTCTGACTGACTTTTCtaatcagtgttttgtttccattGAGCAGAATTTAAATGTACTATTTGTTTATCTGTCTGTCAGTCTTCTTTCCTGCCCTCACTGCCCTCTGCCTTCTATTATAACTTCAGTTCACCTCTAACGGGCTGTTATAACCtcaaatgattattttttgTTGGCTTGCCTCGGTTATGTGTCCAAATCCCTGTTATTTCAGTGCATCCAAACGAAGAGCTACtgggttttctgtgtttttgagtgGGCGTCGTTTAGTCTGAGATTATTTGAACTAGATTCTCCAGACATGCCCTCGTGCGTACTTTCACCCCCACTGACGAATTCTGTGAAGGCTGATTACCCCTCCCTCAGTCAAATTACAACCACATTTTCAGTCTGCCAAACTGCAACATCTGTGAGCTCATACCACTGggagtgacagcagagctgttaTTCTAAGCGTCGGCCTTTAGGAAATGttgaaataataaatgaaaacgAGGACTGCAGATGGCATGAAACCACTTCTGCTCTACAGAGAAATCCTTGACCTGACATAAAAAGTTTCAAAAAGAAACTATGATGATATTTACTACAAGTAACAAGAAAGTCCGGGTGAACCATGCACAAAGACTTTTGCATAATCCTCAATGTTTCACTGTAGTATATGACACACAAGCCTCAAACCCAATCTGTGCAGTGGTCATGGCACATCCATCATATACTAACTATTTAAACTGTTAGTGGATGACGTGTGGCTGACTAAACGGCGCTCTGTCTGCCTCTTCCAGACTGCTACGTGTCTCAGTGTTATAATGGAGGAACCTGCAAGGAAGCTGTGTACACTTCAGACTACATCTGCCAGTGTCCCCGAGGCTTCACTGGGGCTCAGTGTGAGATCAGTGAGTATTCAAGAAACACCTAAACACCTAAATCGTGGGTTTTCAGCTAGCGAACGACCAGAGatataaaaataacaattaatataatttcattatgttttcatttcaatttCAAAAGTGCCAAAAATCTTATTCTTTCTAATTAACAATCCCAAACCACAAATATTCAGTTTACAGTtacagaacagaaaaaaaaagcaacaatgaAAAAGCTGTTAAAGAAGAGTTCACTCCAAGTTTTCAACATAAAACTCGCCAGTAATCGTTTTTTGGTGACCTAGGTGACTCAAATGAtggtaaataaaaaaaggaaagaaatccaCAAACTTTGTTGTGAAAACTTTATAGTAATAACTAATTTTGGTTGCCAAACCAAAGAAGCTGCAACACAGCTCAACCAAGGGTGGTTGCACTCAGTATTTCCTTCCTTTCTGTCACAAGAATACACCTTTTATCATGGGTAGATGGACACTACCGATGGTTTATATGATCAGTGTTTATAGGTTGGCTTTAAATTCAGGTGTTTTCTACCTCCTCCAGCATTAACATCAGTATAAAAACTGTGCAccaggagcttcatggcatgggtttccatggcccagcagctcctgtaggtgtaatGTGTAGGTCTTACATGAAATTTGTAGATGTTCATGAGCAACAAAGTCACGATTTCTGGAAAGAGACACTGACTTTTTcagatgatttttttgtttacagcTATGAGGCCCATAAGGCGAGTGTCACTTATATTTAGGACAAAGCAACATTTCAATAACCAGAGTCTCCAATACTGGACAGGTCACACCTAAACAACCTAAAATAGACAAATAGCACTACAGGCTGGAGCAAAACACATGCGATTGATTTGTACTGTGCTTTTAAAGCAGCAGTGACTTCGGGTGTGTCCATAAACTGGTGGTCTGATTAAAGCTTGTTAGTAACTTTTGATAAGATCACAGTCTGACTGTGTGACTCATACTACTGGTGTCATGGGCCTGTGGTTTGGAGGGAAGACATAAGGATCATAAAGGATGGAAAGACATTCTGGGatatgaatgtttttgtttctgtggcCCACTTTTAATCACTTGAAGGACACTCCACCCTCTCAGTGGAATAATTATCTGAACTTCAGCGGTCACAGGCAAATGATTTTAGTGAAAAAAACTACGAGTTAATATGGCCAGGCTATAAATCTGATGCATTTACAATCATCATAGGTTATGTTTGGTCACTGTTTTAAAACCACTAATTGGAAAACAGCGATATAAATGCTATTAGGGCACAAATTTAAAGCCTTATGTAAGAAATAGCAATGTTTTCAGAATTTATCCAAAAGCTTTTTAATAGTCtacagctttttcaaatctaaaAATCCcctgaaaaaaacaagaacaagacATATTATGTCGGAACAACTTACTCAGACCAGTTATTACGTTAATATCAGTCTCATATATAAATTAGCGACTACCactgtctgtttctctctccaacagaCACCAATGAGAAGTGTGTTGTGGGGCAGGGTGATGGGTACCGTGGCACCGCGAGTGTCAGCCAATCAGGAGCAGAGTGCATCAACTGGAACTCAACATCTCTGAGAGGAAGGAGGTTCACGGCTCGAAAAACAGACGCCATCAGCCTTGGACTGGGCAATCACAACTTCTGCAGGTACCTGTGCTGGAGCGTCTGCGTGAATATTTCATTTGCTATctataaaaaataacaagactGGGATTGTTCGTCTTGAAAGCTGGTGGCCTGGTGTTAACAAATACTGGAGTAGACTGGAAAACATAATATCCGAGCCTTTTACGGAAGCTATGAAGATGTTCCCTTattgtctttgtgtttctcCTTATGTCAGGAACCCTGACGGTGACAGCTCTCCCTGGTGTTACATCTATAAAGGCACACAGATTGAATGGGACTTCTGTTCTTTGCCCAGATGTTCAGAAGGTATAGATATACAAAATCCTAACATGTAGAAAGATCAAATACCATTAAATGTGGGCTTACATACATCTGTCCATATGTGCTCTTTGGAGCAGATAAGCACAGAGAATGTGCGCTCGGCTCTGGCCAGCAATACCGAGGCACAGCATCTGTCACCAAGAGCGGCTCTCGCTGCCTCCCGTGGGACTCTCCCGCTGTCAAGCGCAAGATGTACAATGCTTGGAGAACGGACGCATTGGAGCTGGGACTGGGCAGCCACAGTTTTTGCAGGTACATAGGCCAGCACCTATTTTAACTTCCTTATAATTGCAGTACATTTGATGTTCTActtttaaatgagaaaaaaaatctctttttttattcaacagAAATCCAGACAATGACGCAGGTCCATGGTGTCACACCTACAAAAATATGATTCTGACCTGGGAGCTGTGCGACGTACCAAAATGCTGTGAGTTCCTTTACATCAATGAGTTCATTTGGCAGCGATAGCAAAGACAGAAGTTAAATATTGAGACTGAGGATAACCATAGTTTTCCTTTCTTTAGCGAGACGTCCGCCTATGCCCACTCTTGACCCGCGTGCTCCCACcactaataacaataacagaGGTAGGATATCTTCACAGCCAGTGAAAACACCTCAGACATAACCAAAAGTCCCTCCTTCTGGGTGTCGATTAATCCTACTGTCGTTCAACCATCATTCTCCAACCTGTCTCTTCTGTAGGAACATGTGGCAAGCGTTTAGACAACACTTTATCCCAACCATCGTTCCGCATGTTTGGAGGCAGAGCGAGTGAAATCACGGAGCAGCCGTGGCAGGCGGCCATTAATTTTTACCAACCCCGTCACAAAAAGCACTTTCATCTATGCGGAGGAATCCTCATTGATTCCTGCTGGCTCCTGTCTGCTGCACACTGCTTTGAAGAAAGGTAGCACTGACTTCCAGctttcacacatgcacgcacatacACTAAACACTAGTCGAACGTGTTTGCCATATAGCAAACAAACGAGTGCGCTCTGTCTTTTCAGAAACGATGTAAATAAACTGCAAGTAATTTTGGGGAGAACGTTTCGGAAACAGAACTCCAGCAGCGAGCAGATTTTCAGCGTCGAGAAACTCTGGATCCACGAGAAATATGACAAGGAAACATACGACAATGACATCGGTGAGTGAACATTTCATTGTAACAGAAACAATAATCcaatatttttttatctttgtttcgaacttttcatttattaatataaaagtttaaaaataaacttttaaacacAGCAGTGTAAACCTATAGCCCAAATTAGGTTTTCAATACAGTGCGTAAACTTAAGATTAATTTCATAGTCGGTACAAAGAAAGGTATCGCTTGTACCTTAATCCAGAGACACAAATACACAATTGAACTTTTGGTCATGTCTTTGAGCTTTTGGCTTTGTATGATTTAGTCTGAGCCACAGCAGCCCCTCCCGACTGTATTTCAAACTTTCTGCAAGAAGGTAGGGTGAAAGGGGCCAAAAATGTCTAATTTTAAGAACATGACCTGAAAAGCTGCACCAAGATCCTCTTTATAAGCACACAATCATTGCCAGACTAAAAAAAAGAGCTCTTagtcaaactgtttgtgtggagAATTGAGGCTACTTTAGTCATACTTCAATGTTAATAATGAAAACAGAATGAGACGCTTTAGTGAACTTGTTTTCCTCCAGCAGTAATGATATGGAAGCTTAAGTGGGAGGCAGAGGCTTGTTAAAACTTTAACTCAACTCTCAGTCTTCATCCCACATTTTCCCAGTACATTGCCTTGACTTTCCTTTGGTCACTTTCCACTTGCAGCCATTTTGAAACTTAAGACGGACGTTGGCATCTGTGCTGTAAACTCTCCAGAAGTTCTTCCGGCGTGTCTGCCCGAACGTGGGCTGGTGCTGCCCGACTGGACTGAGTGTGAGATCTCAGGCTACGGAAAAGACGCAGAATGTAAGAAAACTAAAtcatagccttttttttttcattttttatggcTACTACTGTACTTATCGCACAGACAAGTTGGTGTCATTTTAAGTATCTGAGCAGCAGGGGACAGTATAGGCAATCTAAACTAATGCAACGCTCTCTTCACAGTTTCTCCAGAGTATTCTGACCGTGTTAAGAGAGGTTATGTTCGCCTGTGGCCCAAAGAGCGCTGTGTCCCAGGGGTGCTGTCTGGACGCACAGTTACCTCAAACATGCTGTGTGCTGGTGACACTCGAGGCCTGGACGACGCCTGCAAGGTGAGAACACCCACACTTATCCTCACAGTTAAATCATGCTCATAACATTataacttttattttctttacacTTTCCCTTAAATTTGCTTCTTGGATTCAATTACAGGGAGACTCTGGTGGCCCGCTTGTCTGCAGATACAATGACAGGATGACTCTGATGGGTGTGATCAGCTGGGGCGATGGGTGTGGGCAGAAAGATAAACCTGGAGTCTACACCCGTGTCACCAATTACATTGACTGGATTAACAACATAGTTAAAGCAAACCCGGTTTAAATCAAAAGAAGATGCAAATGAGATGCTGGAGACTAAACGCAGAGGGTGGAACAAATATGTTTATCATTAAGTTGATAGACTGAGACACCCACTGGACTGTTGAGGGCTGGCTCTAGATCCCACCAGACAGAAAGCTTATGTGATAATGCCCATTtctacagagacacacacgaaAGACCTCAATCGGGAGTTTTTGTGCTCCTGGGTTTTATGTTCGTTACAGTCTTCAGTGTGAAAGTGAAAAGATgaactgaaaacacattttttaccTTCTTTCTGGGAGGTTTTAAAGCTGTTTCCCCCCCTGAGCACTGGCAGTTAACCTATCTAGATAAATAGGAAAAAATATGGATATCCCTCTGCTTTTTGTGGTTGACTTTATGCTGGTTTATACAAAAATGACACAGTGGCACGCTTAAGATCAAAAGCACTTTTAATCCTCACTCAAAGCAGGCCTTTACTTTGCAGAGTACAGTGAAACACATGGGGATGTTTCTCCACAGGGCATTTTAAAGTCCTTCGTCAGGAGGACTTGTCTTATAGCTGAGAGATACATTTACTTAATTAGTTTAATGCAAAATGTTctgcatttgctcacaaaaggGCCTTCATCCAAACCACAATCTGCTGGTTCAGATTCTGCTtgtttttgcagattttaaTAGTTTGGCACTCTGCTGTGTTGCGCTGTAGATTTGAACTTGTGGGAGAAGGAAAACTGTGTCTTAGGAAGAGTTCAGCTGCACCTGGGCTGAGCCCATACTTGTATGTAAcatgtatattatatattgtataCTGCTTATTGACTGCAAAACTCAAATCTGTAAGAAACTCATGTCTTTTGTGAGAATCTGGATTTTAGAAGTTTTGTATTAagttaatgttcatgtttgttttatattattttgtaGAAATCTAAATATGTTACTTATCCCTGTATTGCCACTTGATAATTTATTGTTGCTTGATAATTGTTATTGCCTTTCTACCATATTCAGTAATACCATTGTCAATAAATAACATTTGAAATCATTTTATCAGATCATTTTAAgctcatctttttctttctgttggaGGAAATTAAGTATGTTCAGTCTCATTTATAGATAACGACAGCCACCCTAacaggtacacctgttcaacggCTACAAACATCGATCTGGCCAATCACAGGACAGCAGCTCAGTGCATTTAAGCATGCAGACCTGATCAAAACTATTAGCTGAACTTCAAAACAAGCATTAGGATGGGTGATTTAAGAGACTTTGAACTTGACATAGTTGTTGGTGACTGAccagctggtctgagtatttcataaACTGCTGAGAGAATGGTCCACAAAGGAGAAACTCAGTGAGTGGCAGTCCTCCCAATATAAATGCCTTGTTAACAGAGATCAAAGGCTAGAGTGCAGAAATAACCTAAAAAACAGTTGTTacaaccaaagtatgcagaagagcatgtcTGAAAGTATAACGTGGAGCCTTAACGCAGGAATGTTACAGCAGGACTGGATACCTCTCCTGTCAACTAGGAAGTAGAAACAGGCTCATTAAACTGGGACAGTAGAAGCCTGGAAAAATGTGGCTGGTCTGCTGAGTTTCAACTACATTCAGATAGctgggtcagaatttggcacaaccgacatgaaagcatggatccatcctgcgtTGTATCAATgtttcaggctgctgctgtttctttgGCACACTTTGTGTTCTTTAGTACCAATTGAGaattttttaaacacaacagcccacctgagtattgttgctgaccatgcccATTTCCTTATGACCATAGTTTACCAATCCCAGCTGGTTGCTGCATTTATCAGGATACACACCATGTCATGAAGCTCAGactctcaaactggtttcttgagcaTGACCATGAGCTCACTGTACTCGAATGCCCTCCACAGtaaccagatctcaatccattAGAAAACTTTTGGGATGCTGTCAAATGGAAGCTTCACATCATGCATGTGCAaccgacaaatctgcagcaactgtgtgtttCATTCTCAtaaacatggaccaaaatctctaaggaacatttccagcaccttgttgaatctatgacaCAAGAATTGAATCATTTCAGAAGGCAAAAGAGGGTCTTAGTAGTAGCAAAGTGCACCTAATAAAGAGTTGAGATCATTTATGTCTCTAACATTGCCTGTTTCTAAATCACATCCTCTTTAAAATGATTTACAAGGCTTTTTTTTAACCCTACCAATCAATTATTTATCAGTCAGAAAGGTTCATAGTCAAAATTCAAACATATATTGGAAGATGGAAATTCAAGTATTCCTAATGAAATAATGATCTttgacaataataaaattataaagTGATGGAAAAAGTAACAAAACTGGTTGAAAGATCCATTTAAACTGTCAAAACTGGGAACAATTTTATTATGTTAGAGCAGCAAATGTAATGTTTTACTCTTACAAGGTATAGGTTACTTTTACCAATGTAAAGGCATTTGTATTTTAATAATCCAGTGTATTACTACACACCAAATGTGAGTGATGATTCATCAAAACATACCGAAGCATTATTTAAACCTTCACTTtcctagtttaaaaaaaacacaacagttttCTTTTATAATAGTGCTAGAAGAAATGGCATCACTAAAGTTATGATGCCAGCATTTTGTCTCCTGGAGGttcaataaagtaaataaaagtatCTTCAACATCACATGCTAAACGAGGTCCTATCATTTAGTTAGGAGTAATAGCTTCATTAAATACATATATACtgtgttaatattttatttttacagcatACAAAGAGAATGTCCTTTGCTGCCTGCAACAAATCAGCAATTTCAGTTGGTTATATGACTGTTAGGTAGGGAAATTTGGAGCCATGTTCAAGCTGTGCAGGAGGTCAGTTAAAGGCAGACATTTGAGCAGCAGGTGAGGCTGTCTCTCTTACTGTTACAGGTAGGAAATGCAAATGAGTCCAGCTAGAGCTGATTCACACGGTCTCTGGCTCACACGCTTTTAATCTATAAAGCATTTGCATCCAAGGACCGAAACAAAGACATATCCTCATGACTTGAGCTGTGAGACGGGTCCCCAAGTCGTGAAAATGGTAAAGTACTGTTTAATTAAGTTTGTTATATTTTGGTTTATGGTCTGATAACTTTGGGTGGAGTGAGAAGGAAGCGAGCAGGTGTTGTCGAGGCCCACTGTAAAACTTCCATGTAGTTATTTTTAGCTcacctttatttcttctttggAGTTCGGACTGTGGGAAAGATACGACGGCAGAGATCATTTTAAAGATGTGATTGTATGAGAGTTTAAAGGGTAAACAATGAAAATATCCCAGAAAACTAGCGTTTAGAGACAAGTTGAAGGTAAACTTTTACCTGCAGGCATCTGTAACGACCAAATAAATGTCCTCTGGCAAATCAAACAAGTTTGTGTGTTGCTTGATGGTTTCCTGAAGTTATTAGATTTTGTTGGATCAAACACTGAATCGCAGTTTGGGTTTGGTGCTATTTTTAATTTGCgcttcagtttcacttcctggtttgagagAAATTAaacgactgttgttgtgatcttTTTGTACAGTTTAGTGGAGACGTTCCCAACTCTCTCTGAGGTTCTTGTAGAGACACCGACTGACGTTCGAACTGAAATCTTTGCACGTTTAACTCTTTTATGTCTAAACATAAAATCTGCTCATACTGTATAAATGACATAGAGCTACAGAAGTACTTTGGCAACACAAAAAGTCTCTTTGCACATGTGATTCAACAGGGTTCAAGTTCCTCTTGCTTTTAGCAAACAGTTCTTGCAGGTACATTCTCCTGTACATTAACAAACATTAAACACAAAGGCGAGCTCCAGCTTTTGATGTTTGACTGCAATATAACTAGTACAGAAAAGGCAGAACATAATCTTTCCACCTTAAACAAATGTTAAATTTCATGGCAGCTGTTTGTGCAGATAGTTTCTGAGAtgaaaagtattttttaattCCTATCAAATATAATTGCTCGTGATAACAGATGAATAGTGTATTATTTGAATAATGCGTGTCTAGTCCTTGTTTGCATCAGATTTCGCTCCACAGCTGCGTgactttttcctctttcctcctGTTTACTCCCACAGACTCTGACACCACTTTTTTCAAATGCTCCGCTTTTTATAAAATTTCTCATCTACAGGTAGCGTTTTAACACAGCTCTTATTTTAAGACAAACTTTAGCATTGTCACTGTAACCTAACTCAGCCTTAACATGTAGACATGCTTGGGATTAGAGAGAATGTCGTGAATAGCTGACTAGTGATTTACTTCTCCTTTTTTATTACCTTTCCCCTGCTCCCCATTTATCAGGACTGAAACACCTGGTTCCTGACGTGTTGTGTGTACAGACCGAAAGTGATCTCTCCCTGCCTGTTTATCATCATTTACATTACATCAGCACTTCCTCTACAGCTGCCTCATGCACTGGGACGAACTCAACTTCCTGATATTACTTTTGTAGTGAATTCCACCGTCTTCTGTAACCTCAGTTGTAAACAGCTACACATAAACTTGAATTTCACAAATATTGTTAGTACACTTTTGTTTCAAAGCTTATTTTGATTAAGATGTAGCAGCAATCAAAAGCCAGACAGATCATTCATGAGGATACAGTTGGGAAAAGTTGACATACCCTCATCATGGACATGAATGTCATGGCagttttggctttttaaaaactgctcCTTTTTTCAGGTGGGAATGATTGTATAACATacacagttaaaaaaagaagaattggATGCAAAAAGTCCAATTTATTCTAATGcacacagggtcaaaagtataaaaatattGATAGACCCTGCTGGTATTTGGTTAAATGTTCCAAATCAAGCTGGACGCCAACCAGACACTTTTGTTAACCATCACCAAGCATAGTCTGTCTTCAAGGCTGACCACTCCTCACGGCAGAATTGGTAGAGTCTATCTACACTAGCTGGCTTCCTGGCACAG is drawn from Maylandia zebra isolate NMK-2024a linkage group LG12, Mzebra_GT3a, whole genome shotgun sequence and contains these coding sequences:
- the plat gene encoding tissue-type plasminogen activator isoform X2, producing MTRSLQLIVLLCALCCCLADNVELLRTKRGTRFYRVLCMDSETSAVRSFGDTWLQWKGQRVEYCRCDLGGRARCHIVPVINCYVSQCYNGGTCKEAVYTSDYICQCPRGFTGAQCEINTNEKCVVGQGDGYRGTASVSQSGAECINWNSTSLRGRRFTARKTDAISLGLGNHNFCRNPDGDSSPWCYIYKGTQIEWDFCSLPRCSEDKHRECALGSGQQYRGTASVTKSGSRCLPWDSPAVKRKMYNAWRTDALELGLGSHSFCRNPDNDAGPWCHTYKNMILTWELCDVPKCSRRPPMPTLDPRAPTTNNNNRGTCGKRLDNTLSQPSFRMFGGRASEITEQPWQAAINFYQPRHKKHFHLCGGILIDSCWLLSAAHCFEERNDVNKLQVILGRTFRKQNSSSEQIFSVEKLWIHEKYDKETYDNDIAILKLKTDVGICAVNSPEVLPACLPERGLVLPDWTECEISGYGKDAEFSPEYSDRVKRGYVRLWPKERCVPGVLSGRTVTSNMLCAGDTRGLDDACKGDSGGPLVCRYNDRMTLMGVISWGDGCGQKDKPGVYTRVTNYIDWINNIVKANPV
- the plat gene encoding tissue-type plasminogen activator isoform X1; amino-acid sequence: MTRSLQLIVLLCALCCCLADNVELLRTKRGTRFYRGEPYRQPARGTLLIIHVQKSSPSTDTSLLCMDSETSAVRSFGDTWLQWKGQRVEYCRCDLGGRARCHIVPVINCYVSQCYNGGTCKEAVYTSDYICQCPRGFTGAQCEINTNEKCVVGQGDGYRGTASVSQSGAECINWNSTSLRGRRFTARKTDAISLGLGNHNFCRNPDGDSSPWCYIYKGTQIEWDFCSLPRCSEDKHRECALGSGQQYRGTASVTKSGSRCLPWDSPAVKRKMYNAWRTDALELGLGSHSFCRNPDNDAGPWCHTYKNMILTWELCDVPKCSRRPPMPTLDPRAPTTNNNNRGTCGKRLDNTLSQPSFRMFGGRASEITEQPWQAAINFYQPRHKKHFHLCGGILIDSCWLLSAAHCFEERNDVNKLQVILGRTFRKQNSSSEQIFSVEKLWIHEKYDKETYDNDIAILKLKTDVGICAVNSPEVLPACLPERGLVLPDWTECEISGYGKDAEFSPEYSDRVKRGYVRLWPKERCVPGVLSGRTVTSNMLCAGDTRGLDDACKGDSGGPLVCRYNDRMTLMGVISWGDGCGQKDKPGVYTRVTNYIDWINNIVKANPV
- the plat gene encoding tissue-type plasminogen activator isoform X3 — translated: MTRSLQLIVLLCALCCCLADNVELLRTKRGTRFYRDCYVSQCYNGGTCKEAVYTSDYICQCPRGFTGAQCEINTNEKCVVGQGDGYRGTASVSQSGAECINWNSTSLRGRRFTARKTDAISLGLGNHNFCRNPDGDSSPWCYIYKGTQIEWDFCSLPRCSEDKHRECALGSGQQYRGTASVTKSGSRCLPWDSPAVKRKMYNAWRTDALELGLGSHSFCRNPDNDAGPWCHTYKNMILTWELCDVPKCSRRPPMPTLDPRAPTTNNNNRGTCGKRLDNTLSQPSFRMFGGRASEITEQPWQAAINFYQPRHKKHFHLCGGILIDSCWLLSAAHCFEERNDVNKLQVILGRTFRKQNSSSEQIFSVEKLWIHEKYDKETYDNDIAILKLKTDVGICAVNSPEVLPACLPERGLVLPDWTECEISGYGKDAEFSPEYSDRVKRGYVRLWPKERCVPGVLSGRTVTSNMLCAGDTRGLDDACKGDSGGPLVCRYNDRMTLMGVISWGDGCGQKDKPGVYTRVTNYIDWINNIVKANPV